The following proteins are co-located in the Myroides profundi genome:
- the ureC gene encoding urease subunit alpha translates to MSLKVGRANYSAIFGPTVGDRVRLGDTEIIIEVEKDFASYGDESKFGGGKTVRDGMMQSSNHLSHEGVLDMVITGAIIIDHWGIVKGDIGIKDGKIVGVGRAGNPDTMDDVSPNMIIGASTEVHGGAGYIVTAGGIDTHIHYISPTQIETALYSGVTTMIGGGTGPADGTNATTVTPGKWSIRRMMQAVDHLPMNFGFFGKGNVGTEQPIIEQIEAGALGVKIHEDWGATPATIDRALSVADQYDVQVAIHTDTLNEGGFLEDTMQAINGRVIHTFHTEGAGGGHAPDIIKSAMYPNVLPASTNPTRPFTKNTIDEHLDMLMVCHHLSKDIPEDVAFADSRIRPETIAAEDILQDQGVFSIMSSDSQAMGRVGEVVTRTWQTADKMKKQIGSLAEDEGTGNDNFRAKRYVAKYTINPAIAHGVSNYIGSIEPGKIADLVIWKPALFGAKPEMIIKGGMIAASKMGDANASIPTPQPIILRTMYGGLGKAVTNTCFNFVSKVSLEKGIQEEYGVARTLLPVTNCRNISKADMIHNHATPEIIVNPENYEVSIDGKKITCKPIDEVALGQRYFLF, encoded by the coding sequence ATGAGTTTAAAAGTTGGTAGAGCAAACTACAGTGCAATCTTTGGTCCTACAGTAGGAGATAGAGTGCGTCTAGGAGATACAGAGATTATCATTGAGGTAGAGAAAGACTTTGCAAGTTATGGGGATGAGAGTAAGTTTGGTGGAGGAAAAACTGTACGTGATGGAATGATGCAATCTTCTAATCATCTTAGTCATGAAGGCGTGTTAGATATGGTGATTACAGGAGCTATTATCATTGATCACTGGGGTATCGTGAAAGGAGATATCGGTATTAAAGATGGTAAGATAGTAGGTGTAGGTAGAGCAGGTAACCCTGATACGATGGATGATGTGAGTCCTAATATGATTATCGGGGCTTCTACAGAAGTACATGGAGGAGCAGGGTATATCGTTACAGCAGGAGGTATAGATACTCATATTCACTATATCAGTCCTACACAGATAGAGACAGCCCTATACAGTGGAGTGACAACCATGATAGGAGGAGGTACTGGGCCAGCAGATGGAACAAATGCAACAACTGTGACTCCTGGTAAATGGAGTATTAGACGTATGATGCAAGCTGTGGATCACTTACCTATGAACTTTGGTTTCTTCGGAAAGGGAAATGTAGGTACAGAACAGCCTATTATCGAACAGATCGAAGCAGGAGCTTTAGGAGTAAAGATACACGAGGATTGGGGAGCTACTCCAGCTACTATCGATAGAGCGTTATCTGTAGCAGATCAATATGATGTGCAGGTAGCGATACATACAGATACGTTAAATGAAGGAGGATTCTTAGAAGACACAATGCAAGCAATTAATGGACGTGTAATCCATACATTCCACACAGAAGGAGCGGGAGGAGGACACGCACCTGATATTATAAAATCTGCAATGTACCCTAATGTATTACCTGCATCAACTAACCCGACAAGACCATTTACAAAGAATACAATCGATGAGCACTTAGATATGCTGATGGTGTGTCACCACTTGAGTAAAGATATTCCAGAAGATGTAGCTTTTGCAGATTCACGTATTCGCCCTGAGACTATTGCGGCTGAAGATATCTTGCAAGACCAAGGAGTATTTAGTATCATGAGTTCTGATTCTCAAGCTATGGGACGTGTAGGTGAAGTAGTCACTAGAACATGGCAAACAGCTGATAAGATGAAGAAACAAATCGGTAGTCTAGCAGAGGATGAAGGAACAGGGAATGATAACTTCCGTGCAAAAAGATATGTAGCGAAGTATACAATCAATCCTGCTATTGCTCATGGGGTATCTAATTATATCGGGTCAATAGAACCAGGTAAAATAGCCGATTTAGTGATATGGAAACCAGCATTATTTGGTGCGAAACCAGAGATGATTATCAAAGGAGGAATGATAGCGGCTTCTAAGATGGGAGATGCAAATGCGTCTATCCCTACACCACAACCTATTATCTTAAGAACGATGTATGGTGGATTAGGAAAAGCAGTAACTAATACTTGTTTTAACTTCGTCTCTAAGGTATCTCTAGAAAAAGGTATTCAAGAAGAATACGGGGTCGCTAGAACATTACTTCCAGTGACTAACTGTCGTAATATCTCTAAAGCAGATATGATTCACAATCATGCTACACCAGAGATTATTGTGAATCCAGAGAACTATGAGGTAAGTATAGATGGTAAGAAAATCACTTGTAAGCCAATAGATGAGGTAGCACTAGGACAGAGATATTTCTTGTTTTAA
- the ureB gene encoding urease subunit beta — protein MVPGEYFIKEEDIICNEGREITTITVVNKGDRPIQVGSHYHFFEVNKMMEFDRAAAFGKRLNIIASTAVRFEPGEEKEVDLVPYAGERKIYGHNDLANGETISEEAKAIAMKKVEKQYFKNKSL, from the coding sequence ATGGTTCCAGGAGAATATTTTATTAAAGAGGAAGATATCATCTGTAATGAAGGTAGAGAGATTACTACCATTACAGTAGTTAATAAAGGAGATAGACCTATCCAGGTAGGGTCTCACTATCATTTTTTTGAAGTTAATAAAATGATGGAGTTTGACCGTGCTGCGGCATTTGGTAAACGATTAAATATTATTGCTAGTACAGCTGTTCGTTTTGAACCAGGAGAAGAAAAAGAGGTAGACTTAGTACCTTATGCTGGTGAACGTAAGATATATGGACATAACGATTTAGCTAATGGAGAGACTATCTCTGAAGAAGCTAAAGCTATAGCGATGAAAAAAGTAGAGAAACAGTACTTTAAAAACAAATCATTATGA
- the ureA gene encoding urease subunit gamma yields the protein MHLLPRETEKLLLHLAGELAKKRKARGVKLNYPESIAYISSELLEAARDGKTVAELMQYGATLLTREDVMDGIAEMIHDVQIEATFPDGTKLVTVHNPIR from the coding sequence ATGCATTTATTACCGAGAGAAACGGAAAAGTTGCTTTTGCACTTGGCTGGTGAATTAGCCAAAAAGCGTAAGGCTAGAGGGGTAAAACTAAATTATCCAGAATCTATAGCCTATATCAGTAGTGAGCTTCTAGAAGCGGCACGAGATGGAAAAACAGTAGCAGAGTTAATGCAGTATGGAGCTACACTATTAACACGTGAAGATGTAATGGACGGAATTGCCGAGATGATTCACGATGTACAAATAGAAGCTACTTTCCCTGATGGAACAAAGCTAGTGACAGTACACAACCCTATTCGATAA
- a CDS encoding OsmC family protein, whose product MKTHNYQATIEWTGNKGTGTDNYKNYERDHTITIDYKPAILGSSDPAFRGDKTRHNPEDMLISSLSSCHMLWYLHFCSVNNIIVVAYTDHVTGVMIEEVDGKGKFTEVTLHPTVVVANKDMVEKAKELHHKANEYCFIANSVNFPIKHNPTILVQQ is encoded by the coding sequence ATGAAAACACATAACTATCAAGCTACCATAGAGTGGACAGGTAACAAAGGAACAGGAACTGATAACTACAAGAACTATGAAAGAGATCATACTATTACAATTGATTATAAACCTGCTATATTAGGTTCATCTGACCCTGCTTTTAGAGGAGATAAGACCAGACACAACCCTGAAGATATGCTTATTTCTTCTCTATCTTCTTGCCATATGTTGTGGTACTTACACTTCTGCTCTGTAAATAATATTATTGTAGTAGCATATACAGATCATGTGACTGGTGTAATGATAGAAGAAGTAGATGGCAAAGGTAAATTCACTGAAGTAACACTCCATCCTACGGTAGTTGTAGCTAATAAAGATATGGTCGAAAAAGCAAAAGAACTACATCATAAAGCCAATGAATATTGCTTCATCGCTAACTCTGTGAACTTCCCTATCAAACACAATCCTACTATCCTTGTACAACAATAG
- a CDS encoding Fic family protein: MFENKHLEFKQQLTSDLEKEVVAFLNSNEGGVLYIGINNKGTPIGVKNLDQDQLVIKDRLKTNILPSCLGLFDLVVENTECKNVIKIIIAGGSEKPYYIKKYGMSEKGAFIRIGSSSEPMTTKLIEDLYSKRTRNSISKIRSPKQQLQFQQLHIYFQFINKTLNEQFATNLELLTEKEEYNYVAYLMSDSNSVSVKVARYIGLDRVELEESNEFGYESLIKATHQVLDKLNVENRTLAKITAKERKERRLWNVIALREAVLNAFVHNDYTREIAPKFEIFDDRLEITSYGGLPDGLSKEEFFYGFSVPRNKEIMRIFKDLDLVEQLGSGVPRILQAYGTDCFQFSENFLKITLPSAEPLVLIEHDTVQDTIQDNVQDTIHDTIHDNVQDTIHDTIHDNVQDTIHDTIHDNVQDTIHDNVQDTMQDTMQDSPQVIELLKAFIDIHSREELQEKLGLLNRDNFRRNYLQAALEREYIALTIPDKPTSRNQKYYLTEKGKATAKSLLKKKR; encoded by the coding sequence ATGTTCGAAAATAAGCATCTAGAATTTAAACAACAGCTAACTTCAGATTTAGAAAAAGAAGTTGTGGCTTTTTTAAATAGCAATGAAGGGGGTGTACTCTATATAGGTATTAATAATAAAGGTACCCCTATAGGAGTAAAGAATCTTGATCAGGATCAACTAGTTATTAAAGATCGGTTAAAGACTAATATACTTCCTTCCTGTTTAGGGCTATTTGATCTAGTTGTTGAAAATACAGAGTGCAAGAACGTTATAAAAATTATTATAGCAGGAGGATCTGAGAAACCTTATTATATCAAGAAATATGGAATGTCAGAGAAAGGAGCGTTTATTAGAATAGGAAGCTCTTCAGAACCTATGACCACTAAACTAATAGAAGACTTATATAGTAAACGGACTAGGAACTCTATTAGTAAGATTAGATCTCCTAAACAACAATTACAGTTCCAACAACTACATATCTATTTTCAGTTTATCAATAAGACATTGAATGAGCAGTTCGCTACTAATCTAGAGCTTTTAACTGAGAAAGAAGAATATAATTATGTCGCTTATCTAATGAGTGATAGCAATAGTGTCTCTGTTAAAGTAGCTCGTTATATAGGGCTAGATAGGGTAGAGTTAGAAGAGAGTAATGAGTTTGGTTATGAATCATTGATAAAAGCAACTCACCAAGTACTAGATAAGTTAAATGTAGAGAATCGGACTCTAGCTAAAATTACAGCAAAAGAAAGGAAAGAAAGGCGTTTATGGAATGTAATCGCTTTGCGGGAAGCTGTTTTAAATGCCTTTGTACATAATGATTATACTCGAGAGATCGCTCCTAAGTTTGAGATATTCGATGATCGACTAGAGATTACTTCCTATGGAGGATTGCCTGACGGACTGTCAAAAGAAGAGTTTTTTTATGGTTTTTCTGTACCTCGAAATAAAGAAATCATGCGAATATTTAAAGACTTGGATCTAGTAGAACAATTAGGGTCAGGTGTACCTAGAATATTACAGGCTTATGGTACAGATTGCTTTCAGTTTTCTGAAAACTTCTTGAAGATTACCCTTCCTTCAGCAGAACCTCTTGTACTTATTGAACATGATACCGTGCAAGATACCATCCAAGATAACGTGCAAGATACCATCCATGATACCATCCATGATAACGTGCAAGACACCATCCATGATACCATCCATGATAACGTGCAAGACACCATCCATGATACCATCCATGATAACGTGCAAGACACCATCCATGATAACGTGCAAGACACCATGCAAGATACCATGCAAGATAGTCCCCAAGTTATAGAGCTTTTAAAAGCTTTTATTGATATACACAGTAGAGAAGAATTACAAGAGAAATTAGGGCTATTAAATAGAGATAATTTTAGAAGAAATTACTTGCAAGCAGCTCTTGAAAGAGAATATATTGCTTTGACAATTCCTGATAAACCTACAAGTCGTAACCAGAAATACTATTTAACTGAAAAAGGGAAAGCAACAGCAAAGAGTTTACTTAAAAAGAAGCGATAG